In Notolabrus celidotus isolate fNotCel1 chromosome 10, fNotCel1.pri, whole genome shotgun sequence, one DNA window encodes the following:
- the gtdc1 gene encoding glycosyltransferase-like domain-containing protein 1 isoform X1 — protein MQSESCDSSSVLLVEPFYGGSHKQLIDLLKENMADVSMFTLPAKKWHWRARTAALHFSQNIPTCHSYRVLFSSSVLNLCELVALRPDLARLKKVLYFHENQLVYPVRKDQERDFQYGYNQVLSCLVADVVAFNSAFNMESFLSSISSFMKKIPDHRPRDLDLLIRPKCVVLYYPVRFPDVSRLLPEHKLLCRPAELSHVNDIITAQEQQTPRCYQEDPHQSTSDQRPHPEEDRDQDDPHQSTSDQRPHPEEDRDQDDPHQSTSDQRPHPKEDSEDQMRPLHIVWPHRWEHDKNPELFFSTMIKLKERKLNFHLSVLGETFTDVPEIFCEARRQLEARILNWGYLSGKEDYLRVLCEADVVVSTAKHEFFGVAMLEAVHCGCYPLCPKALVYPEIFPAEYLYSTPEQLCKRLQGLCKRPDVARRHVIKEQLILDQSQEGSTRIWFMQLMVRGEEACSPLHQSPREEL, from the exons ATGCAGTCAGAG agctGTGATTCCTCCAGCGTCCTGTTGGTGGAGCCGTTTTATGGCGGCTCTCACAAACAGCTGATCGACCTGCTGAAGGAGAACATGGCCGACGTCTCCATGTTCACACTGCCCGCCAAGAAATGGCACTGGAGAGCGAGGACGGCCGCGCTCCACTTCAGCCAGAACATCCCCACCTGTCACTCATACAG AGTTCTGTTCAGCAGTTCTGTCCTGAACCTGTGTGAGCTGGTGGCTCTCAGACCCGATCTGGCCCGTCTCAAGAAGGTCCTGTACTTCCATGAGAACCAGCTGGTGTACCCGGTCCGCAAAGACCAGGAGAGAGACTTCCAGTACGGGTACAACCAGGTGCTCTCATG cctggTGGCGGACGTGGTGGCGTTTAACTCCGCCTTCAACATGGAGTCCTTCCTGTCCTCGATCTCCTCCTTTATGAAGAAGATCCCTGACCACAGACCCCGAGACCTGGACCTGCTGATCCGGCCTAAATGTGTGGTCCTGTACTACCCGGTGCGGTTCCCTGATGTGAGCAG GCTGCTGCCCGAACATAAACTCCTCTGCAGGCCTGCAGAGCTGTCTCACGttaatgacatcatcacagcgCAGGAGCAGCAGACTCCACG CTGTTACCAGGAGGATCCACATCAGTCCACATCAGACCAGAGACCACATCCTGAGGAGGACCGTGACCAGGATGATCCACATCAGTCCACATCAGACCAGAGACCACATCCTGAGGAGGACCGTGACCAGGATGATCCACATCAGTCCACATCAGACCAGAGACCACATCCTAAGGAGGACTCTGAAGACCAGATGAGACCTCTGCACATTGTCTGGCCTCACAGGTG GGAGCATGATAAAAACCCTGAGCTGTTCTTCTCCACTATGATCAaactgaaggagagaaaactcaactTCCACCTGTCGGTGCTCGGAGAGACCTTCACTGATGtaccag AGATATTCTGTGAGGCCAGGCGTCAGCTGGAGGCTCGCATCCTGAACTGGGGTTACCTGTCAGGTAAAGAGGACTACCTGAGGGTTCTGTGTGAGGCCGACGTGGTTGTCTCGACCGCCAAACACGAGTTCTTCGGAGTCGCCAT GCTGGAGGCCGTTCACTGTGGATGTTACCCTCTGTGTCCGAAGGCGCTGGTGTACCCTGAAATATTTCCAg CCGAGTACCTGTACTCCACACCTGAGCAGCTCTGCAAGCGTCTGCAGGGACTCTGCAAGAGGCCTGACGTCGCCCGCAGACACGTCATCAAG
- the gtdc1 gene encoding glycosyltransferase-like domain-containing protein 1 isoform X2 yields MQSESCDSSSVLLVEPFYGGSHKQLIDLLKENMADVSMFTLPAKKWHWRARTAALHFSQNIPTCHSYRVLFSSSVLNLCELVALRPDLARLKKVLYFHENQLVYPVRKDQERDFQYGYNQVLSCLVADVVAFNSAFNMESFLSSISSFMKKIPDHRPRDLDLLIRPKCVVLYYPVRFPDVSRLLPEHKLLCRPAELSHVNDIITAQEQQTPRCYQEDPHQSTSDQRPHPEEDRDQDDPHQSTSDQRPHPEEDRDQDDPHQSTSDQRPHPKEDSEDQMRPLHIVWPHRWEHDKNPELFFSTMIKLKERKLNFHLSVLGETFTDVPEIFCEARRQLEARILNWGYLSGKEDYLRVLCEADVVVSTAKHEFFGVAMLEAVHCGCYPLCPKALVYPEIFPAEYLYSTPEQLCKRLQGLCKRPDVARRHVIKVDTSYFSWAALKDSFKALLAAPSP; encoded by the exons ATGCAGTCAGAG agctGTGATTCCTCCAGCGTCCTGTTGGTGGAGCCGTTTTATGGCGGCTCTCACAAACAGCTGATCGACCTGCTGAAGGAGAACATGGCCGACGTCTCCATGTTCACACTGCCCGCCAAGAAATGGCACTGGAGAGCGAGGACGGCCGCGCTCCACTTCAGCCAGAACATCCCCACCTGTCACTCATACAG AGTTCTGTTCAGCAGTTCTGTCCTGAACCTGTGTGAGCTGGTGGCTCTCAGACCCGATCTGGCCCGTCTCAAGAAGGTCCTGTACTTCCATGAGAACCAGCTGGTGTACCCGGTCCGCAAAGACCAGGAGAGAGACTTCCAGTACGGGTACAACCAGGTGCTCTCATG cctggTGGCGGACGTGGTGGCGTTTAACTCCGCCTTCAACATGGAGTCCTTCCTGTCCTCGATCTCCTCCTTTATGAAGAAGATCCCTGACCACAGACCCCGAGACCTGGACCTGCTGATCCGGCCTAAATGTGTGGTCCTGTACTACCCGGTGCGGTTCCCTGATGTGAGCAG GCTGCTGCCCGAACATAAACTCCTCTGCAGGCCTGCAGAGCTGTCTCACGttaatgacatcatcacagcgCAGGAGCAGCAGACTCCACG CTGTTACCAGGAGGATCCACATCAGTCCACATCAGACCAGAGACCACATCCTGAGGAGGACCGTGACCAGGATGATCCACATCAGTCCACATCAGACCAGAGACCACATCCTGAGGAGGACCGTGACCAGGATGATCCACATCAGTCCACATCAGACCAGAGACCACATCCTAAGGAGGACTCTGAAGACCAGATGAGACCTCTGCACATTGTCTGGCCTCACAGGTG GGAGCATGATAAAAACCCTGAGCTGTTCTTCTCCACTATGATCAaactgaaggagagaaaactcaactTCCACCTGTCGGTGCTCGGAGAGACCTTCACTGATGtaccag AGATATTCTGTGAGGCCAGGCGTCAGCTGGAGGCTCGCATCCTGAACTGGGGTTACCTGTCAGGTAAAGAGGACTACCTGAGGGTTCTGTGTGAGGCCGACGTGGTTGTCTCGACCGCCAAACACGAGTTCTTCGGAGTCGCCAT GCTGGAGGCCGTTCACTGTGGATGTTACCCTCTGTGTCCGAAGGCGCTGGTGTACCCTGAAATATTTCCAg CCGAGTACCTGTACTCCACACCTGAGCAGCTCTGCAAGCGTCTGCAGGGACTCTGCAAGAGGCCTGACGTCGCCCGCAGACACGTCATCAAG
- the gtdc1 gene encoding glycosyltransferase-like domain-containing protein 1 isoform X5: MQSESCDSSSVLLVEPFYGGSHKQLIDLLKENMADVSMFTLPAKKWHWRARTAALHFSQNIPTCHSYRVLFSSSVLNLCELVALRPDLARLKKVLYFHENQLVYPVRKDQERDFQYGYNQVLSCLVADVVAFNSAFNMESFLSSISSFMKKIPDHRPRDLDLLIRPKCVVLYYPVRFPDVSRLLPEHKLLCRPAELSHVNDIITAQEQQTPRCYQEDPHQSTSDQRPHPEEDRDQDDPHQSTSDQRPHPEEDRDQDDPHQSTSDQRPHPKEDSEDQMRPLHIVWPHRWEHDKNPELFFSTMIKLKERKLNFHLSVLGETFTDVPEIFCEARRQLEARILNWGYLSGKEDYLRVLCEADVVVSTAKHEFFGVAMTSESNESITDQPLINNQLSRGHSRSSSHTETS; this comes from the exons ATGCAGTCAGAG agctGTGATTCCTCCAGCGTCCTGTTGGTGGAGCCGTTTTATGGCGGCTCTCACAAACAGCTGATCGACCTGCTGAAGGAGAACATGGCCGACGTCTCCATGTTCACACTGCCCGCCAAGAAATGGCACTGGAGAGCGAGGACGGCCGCGCTCCACTTCAGCCAGAACATCCCCACCTGTCACTCATACAG AGTTCTGTTCAGCAGTTCTGTCCTGAACCTGTGTGAGCTGGTGGCTCTCAGACCCGATCTGGCCCGTCTCAAGAAGGTCCTGTACTTCCATGAGAACCAGCTGGTGTACCCGGTCCGCAAAGACCAGGAGAGAGACTTCCAGTACGGGTACAACCAGGTGCTCTCATG cctggTGGCGGACGTGGTGGCGTTTAACTCCGCCTTCAACATGGAGTCCTTCCTGTCCTCGATCTCCTCCTTTATGAAGAAGATCCCTGACCACAGACCCCGAGACCTGGACCTGCTGATCCGGCCTAAATGTGTGGTCCTGTACTACCCGGTGCGGTTCCCTGATGTGAGCAG GCTGCTGCCCGAACATAAACTCCTCTGCAGGCCTGCAGAGCTGTCTCACGttaatgacatcatcacagcgCAGGAGCAGCAGACTCCACG CTGTTACCAGGAGGATCCACATCAGTCCACATCAGACCAGAGACCACATCCTGAGGAGGACCGTGACCAGGATGATCCACATCAGTCCACATCAGACCAGAGACCACATCCTGAGGAGGACCGTGACCAGGATGATCCACATCAGTCCACATCAGACCAGAGACCACATCCTAAGGAGGACTCTGAAGACCAGATGAGACCTCTGCACATTGTCTGGCCTCACAGGTG GGAGCATGATAAAAACCCTGAGCTGTTCTTCTCCACTATGATCAaactgaaggagagaaaactcaactTCCACCTGTCGGTGCTCGGAGAGACCTTCACTGATGtaccag AGATATTCTGTGAGGCCAGGCGTCAGCTGGAGGCTCGCATCCTGAACTGGGGTTACCTGTCAGGTAAAGAGGACTACCTGAGGGTTCTGTGTGAGGCCGACGTGGTTGTCTCGACCGCCAAACACGAGTTCTTCGGAGTCGCCAT GACCTCAGAGAGCAATGAATCAATTACCGATCAACCTCTGATCAATAATCAGCTCAGCAGGGGTCACTCCAGGTcatcctcacacacagagacatcctGA
- the gtdc1 gene encoding glycosyltransferase-like domain-containing protein 1 isoform X4 — MQSESCDSSSVLLVEPFYGGSHKQLIDLLKENMADVSMFTLPAKKWHWRARTAALHFSQNIPTCHSYRVLFSSSVLNLCELVALRPDLARLKKVLYFHENQLVYPVRKDQERDFQYGYNQVLSCLVADVVAFNSAFNMESFLSSISSFMKKIPDHRPRDLDLLIRPKCVVLYYPVRFPDVSRLLPEHKLLCRPAELSHVNDIITAQEQQTPRCYQEDPHQSTSDQRPHPEEDRDQDDPHQSTSDQRPHPEEDRDQDDPHQSTSDQRPHPKEDSEDQMRPLHIVWPHRWEHDKNPELFFSTMIKLKERKLNFHLSVLGETFTDVPEIFCEARRQLEARILNWGYLSGKEDYLRVLCEADVVVSTAKHEFFGVAMLEAVHCGCYPLCPKALVYPEIFPAEYLYSTPEQLCKRLQGLCKRPDVARRHVIKVLD; from the exons ATGCAGTCAGAG agctGTGATTCCTCCAGCGTCCTGTTGGTGGAGCCGTTTTATGGCGGCTCTCACAAACAGCTGATCGACCTGCTGAAGGAGAACATGGCCGACGTCTCCATGTTCACACTGCCCGCCAAGAAATGGCACTGGAGAGCGAGGACGGCCGCGCTCCACTTCAGCCAGAACATCCCCACCTGTCACTCATACAG AGTTCTGTTCAGCAGTTCTGTCCTGAACCTGTGTGAGCTGGTGGCTCTCAGACCCGATCTGGCCCGTCTCAAGAAGGTCCTGTACTTCCATGAGAACCAGCTGGTGTACCCGGTCCGCAAAGACCAGGAGAGAGACTTCCAGTACGGGTACAACCAGGTGCTCTCATG cctggTGGCGGACGTGGTGGCGTTTAACTCCGCCTTCAACATGGAGTCCTTCCTGTCCTCGATCTCCTCCTTTATGAAGAAGATCCCTGACCACAGACCCCGAGACCTGGACCTGCTGATCCGGCCTAAATGTGTGGTCCTGTACTACCCGGTGCGGTTCCCTGATGTGAGCAG GCTGCTGCCCGAACATAAACTCCTCTGCAGGCCTGCAGAGCTGTCTCACGttaatgacatcatcacagcgCAGGAGCAGCAGACTCCACG CTGTTACCAGGAGGATCCACATCAGTCCACATCAGACCAGAGACCACATCCTGAGGAGGACCGTGACCAGGATGATCCACATCAGTCCACATCAGACCAGAGACCACATCCTGAGGAGGACCGTGACCAGGATGATCCACATCAGTCCACATCAGACCAGAGACCACATCCTAAGGAGGACTCTGAAGACCAGATGAGACCTCTGCACATTGTCTGGCCTCACAGGTG GGAGCATGATAAAAACCCTGAGCTGTTCTTCTCCACTATGATCAaactgaaggagagaaaactcaactTCCACCTGTCGGTGCTCGGAGAGACCTTCACTGATGtaccag AGATATTCTGTGAGGCCAGGCGTCAGCTGGAGGCTCGCATCCTGAACTGGGGTTACCTGTCAGGTAAAGAGGACTACCTGAGGGTTCTGTGTGAGGCCGACGTGGTTGTCTCGACCGCCAAACACGAGTTCTTCGGAGTCGCCAT GCTGGAGGCCGTTCACTGTGGATGTTACCCTCTGTGTCCGAAGGCGCTGGTGTACCCTGAAATATTTCCAg CCGAGTACCTGTACTCCACACCTGAGCAGCTCTGCAAGCGTCTGCAGGGACTCTGCAAGAGGCCTGACGTCGCCCGCAGACACGTCATCAAG GTGCTTGATTAA
- the gtdc1 gene encoding glycosyltransferase-like domain-containing protein 1 isoform X3, whose protein sequence is MQSESCDSSSVLLVEPFYGGSHKQLIDLLKENMADVSMFTLPAKKWHWRARTAALHFSQNIPTCHSYRVLFSSSVLNLCELVALRPDLARLKKVLYFHENQLVYPVRKDQERDFQYGYNQVLSCLVADVVAFNSAFNMESFLSSISSFMKKIPDHRPRDLDLLIRPKCVVLYYPVRFPDVSRLLPEHKLLCRPAELSHVNDIITAQEQQTPRCYQEDPHQSTSDQRPHPEEDRDQDDPHQSTSDQRPHPEEDRDQDDPHQSTSDQRPHPKEDSEDQMRPLHIVWPHRWEHDKNPELFFSTMIKLKERKLNFHLSVLGETFTDVPEIFCEARRQLEARILNWGYLSGKEDYLRVLCEADVVVSTAKHEFFGVAMLEAVHCGCYPLCPKALVYPEIFPAEYLYSTPEQLCKRLQGLCKRPDVARRHVIKRSS, encoded by the exons ATGCAGTCAGAG agctGTGATTCCTCCAGCGTCCTGTTGGTGGAGCCGTTTTATGGCGGCTCTCACAAACAGCTGATCGACCTGCTGAAGGAGAACATGGCCGACGTCTCCATGTTCACACTGCCCGCCAAGAAATGGCACTGGAGAGCGAGGACGGCCGCGCTCCACTTCAGCCAGAACATCCCCACCTGTCACTCATACAG AGTTCTGTTCAGCAGTTCTGTCCTGAACCTGTGTGAGCTGGTGGCTCTCAGACCCGATCTGGCCCGTCTCAAGAAGGTCCTGTACTTCCATGAGAACCAGCTGGTGTACCCGGTCCGCAAAGACCAGGAGAGAGACTTCCAGTACGGGTACAACCAGGTGCTCTCATG cctggTGGCGGACGTGGTGGCGTTTAACTCCGCCTTCAACATGGAGTCCTTCCTGTCCTCGATCTCCTCCTTTATGAAGAAGATCCCTGACCACAGACCCCGAGACCTGGACCTGCTGATCCGGCCTAAATGTGTGGTCCTGTACTACCCGGTGCGGTTCCCTGATGTGAGCAG GCTGCTGCCCGAACATAAACTCCTCTGCAGGCCTGCAGAGCTGTCTCACGttaatgacatcatcacagcgCAGGAGCAGCAGACTCCACG CTGTTACCAGGAGGATCCACATCAGTCCACATCAGACCAGAGACCACATCCTGAGGAGGACCGTGACCAGGATGATCCACATCAGTCCACATCAGACCAGAGACCACATCCTGAGGAGGACCGTGACCAGGATGATCCACATCAGTCCACATCAGACCAGAGACCACATCCTAAGGAGGACTCTGAAGACCAGATGAGACCTCTGCACATTGTCTGGCCTCACAGGTG GGAGCATGATAAAAACCCTGAGCTGTTCTTCTCCACTATGATCAaactgaaggagagaaaactcaactTCCACCTGTCGGTGCTCGGAGAGACCTTCACTGATGtaccag AGATATTCTGTGAGGCCAGGCGTCAGCTGGAGGCTCGCATCCTGAACTGGGGTTACCTGTCAGGTAAAGAGGACTACCTGAGGGTTCTGTGTGAGGCCGACGTGGTTGTCTCGACCGCCAAACACGAGTTCTTCGGAGTCGCCAT GCTGGAGGCCGTTCACTGTGGATGTTACCCTCTGTGTCCGAAGGCGCTGGTGTACCCTGAAATATTTCCAg CCGAGTACCTGTACTCCACACCTGAGCAGCTCTGCAAGCGTCTGCAGGGACTCTGCAAGAGGCCTGACGTCGCCCGCAGACACGTCATCAAG
- the gtdc1 gene encoding glycosyltransferase-like domain-containing protein 1 isoform X6: protein MQSESCDSSSVLLVEPFYGGSHKQLIDLLKENMADVSMFTLPAKKWHWRARTAALHFSQNIPTCHSYRVLFSSSVLNLCELVALRPDLARLKKVLYFHENQLVYPVRKDQERDFQYGYNQVLSCLVADVVAFNSAFNMESFLSSISSFMKKIPDHRPRDLDLLIRPKCVVLYYPVRFPDVSREHDKNPELFFSTMIKLKERKLNFHLSVLGETFTDVPEIFCEARRQLEARILNWGYLSGKEDYLRVLCEADVVVSTAKHEFFGVAMLEAVHCGCYPLCPKALVYPEIFPAEYLYSTPEQLCKRLQGLCKRPDVARRHVIKVDTSYFSWAALKDSFKALLAAPSP, encoded by the exons ATGCAGTCAGAG agctGTGATTCCTCCAGCGTCCTGTTGGTGGAGCCGTTTTATGGCGGCTCTCACAAACAGCTGATCGACCTGCTGAAGGAGAACATGGCCGACGTCTCCATGTTCACACTGCCCGCCAAGAAATGGCACTGGAGAGCGAGGACGGCCGCGCTCCACTTCAGCCAGAACATCCCCACCTGTCACTCATACAG AGTTCTGTTCAGCAGTTCTGTCCTGAACCTGTGTGAGCTGGTGGCTCTCAGACCCGATCTGGCCCGTCTCAAGAAGGTCCTGTACTTCCATGAGAACCAGCTGGTGTACCCGGTCCGCAAAGACCAGGAGAGAGACTTCCAGTACGGGTACAACCAGGTGCTCTCATG cctggTGGCGGACGTGGTGGCGTTTAACTCCGCCTTCAACATGGAGTCCTTCCTGTCCTCGATCTCCTCCTTTATGAAGAAGATCCCTGACCACAGACCCCGAGACCTGGACCTGCTGATCCGGCCTAAATGTGTGGTCCTGTACTACCCGGTGCGGTTCCCTGATGTGAGCAG GGAGCATGATAAAAACCCTGAGCTGTTCTTCTCCACTATGATCAaactgaaggagagaaaactcaactTCCACCTGTCGGTGCTCGGAGAGACCTTCACTGATGtaccag AGATATTCTGTGAGGCCAGGCGTCAGCTGGAGGCTCGCATCCTGAACTGGGGTTACCTGTCAGGTAAAGAGGACTACCTGAGGGTTCTGTGTGAGGCCGACGTGGTTGTCTCGACCGCCAAACACGAGTTCTTCGGAGTCGCCAT GCTGGAGGCCGTTCACTGTGGATGTTACCCTCTGTGTCCGAAGGCGCTGGTGTACCCTGAAATATTTCCAg CCGAGTACCTGTACTCCACACCTGAGCAGCTCTGCAAGCGTCTGCAGGGACTCTGCAAGAGGCCTGACGTCGCCCGCAGACACGTCATCAAG